A part of Paenibacillus sp. sptzw28 genomic DNA contains:
- a CDS encoding DivIVA domain-containing protein: MPLTPLDIHNKEFGRRLRGYDEDEVNEFLDQVIKDYEALIRENKEMQNQALSLQEKLNHFTNIEETLSKTIIVAQEAADEVKTNAKKEAQLIVKEAEKNADRIINEALSKSRKVALEVEELKKQASIYRARFRSLVEAQLDLLSHDGWDSLEGGERLASEISRGS, encoded by the coding sequence ATGCCGCTTACGCCATTGGACATACATAACAAAGAATTTGGCAGACGTCTTCGCGGATACGATGAAGATGAAGTGAACGAATTCCTGGATCAGGTCATCAAGGATTATGAAGCGCTTATTCGCGAGAATAAAGAAATGCAAAATCAGGCGCTCTCGCTTCAGGAGAAGCTGAATCACTTCACCAACATCGAAGAAACGCTGAGCAAGACGATCATAGTCGCGCAGGAAGCTGCCGACGAAGTGAAGACCAACGCCAAGAAAGAAGCGCAGCTCATCGTCAAGGAAGCCGAGAAGAATGCCGACCGCATTATCAACGAGGCGCTCTCAAAGTCGCGGAAGGTTGCGCTGGAGGTGGAGGAGCTCAAGAAGCAGGCTTCGATTTACCGCGCCCGGTTCCGGTCGTTGGTGGAAGCGCAGCTTGATTTGCTCAGCCACGACGGCTGGGACTCCCTCGAAGGCGGAGAAAGATTGGCCAGCGAGATTTCGCGCGGCTCTTGA
- a CDS encoding RNA-binding protein — MKPDLYVHFHPDERPFVDRASEWIERAAYAHELKRTDFLDPRQADILTALANRRPEVQLKLFGGYDGAERRRAIVAPDYRVLDDEAEGISLIEISGGTQGHLELDHGDYLGALLGLGIKRDRIGDLQVHEQFCHCLVVDEIADYVNVHLRQVHRVHVLTDIIPLTGLQIAAPELEEQNLSVASLRLDGIASDVYRISRSKIVDPIRAGKCRVNWKAEEDPSALLKDGDVVSMQGLGRFKVLAVEGVTKKGRVRVKIGKFV; from the coding sequence ATGAAGCCGGATCTTTATGTTCATTTTCATCCCGACGAGCGGCCGTTCGTCGACCGGGCGTCCGAATGGATTGAACGGGCGGCTTACGCCCATGAGTTAAAACGGACTGACTTTCTTGATCCGCGTCAAGCCGATATTTTAACCGCTCTCGCAAACCGCCGTCCTGAAGTACAGCTTAAACTGTTCGGCGGTTATGACGGGGCCGAGCGGAGGCGGGCAATCGTCGCACCGGATTACCGAGTGCTGGATGACGAGGCTGAAGGCATTTCGCTCATTGAGATAAGCGGCGGAACGCAGGGACATTTGGAGCTCGATCACGGAGATTATTTGGGAGCATTGCTGGGACTCGGGATCAAAAGGGACCGGATTGGCGATCTGCAGGTGCATGAACAGTTTTGCCATTGTCTCGTAGTCGATGAAATCGCCGATTATGTGAATGTTCATTTGCGTCAAGTCCACCGGGTTCATGTCCTGACGGACATTATCCCTCTAACGGGGCTGCAGATAGCGGCTCCGGAACTGGAGGAGCAGAACTTATCGGTGGCTTCTTTGCGTCTGGACGGCATTGCCAGCGATGTTTACCGTATCAGCCGGTCGAAAATAGTAGACCCGATACGAGCGGGAAAATGCCGCGTCAATTGGAAGGCGGAGGAAGATCCGTCCGCTTTGCTTAAGGACGGGGACGTCGTTTCGATGCAGGGGCTCGGCCGCTTTAAGGTGCTCGCTGTCGAGGGTGTTACCAAGAAAGGGAGAGTGCGGGTCAAAATCGGCAAATTTGTCTGA
- a CDS encoding YggT family protein, giving the protein MTLYNIYNFMIIGYILLSWLPSARESFIGEWLGKLVEPYLTPFRRIIPPIGGMLDISPIVALFALRFVALGIIAILNMLFG; this is encoded by the coding sequence ATGACGCTTTACAATATTTACAATTTTATGATTATCGGTTATATTCTGCTCTCGTGGCTCCCTAGCGCACGCGAAAGCTTTATCGGCGAATGGCTGGGTAAACTCGTAGAACCTTATTTGACGCCTTTCAGACGGATTATCCCGCCAATCGGCGGCATGCTTGATATATCTCCCATCGTTGCATTATTTGCGCTGCGGTTCGTGGCACTCGGGATCATTGCGATCCTTAACATGCTTTTCGGATGA
- a CDS encoding cell division protein SepF, translating to MSVMTKFMNFLGLQEEEEIVQRERIDHNEEQEVETSSFEARKQTTKGSNVVSIHSQKNVRVILNEPRSYDEAQEIADHLRSRRSVVVNLQRVRTDLAVRIVDFLSGTVYALNGSISKLGPNIFLCTPDTVEIQGTITDILADENDYKKMR from the coding sequence ATGAGCGTAATGACTAAGTTTATGAACTTTCTTGGCCTGCAGGAGGAAGAGGAAATCGTTCAACGCGAAAGAATCGACCACAATGAGGAGCAAGAGGTTGAAACTTCTTCGTTCGAAGCACGTAAACAAACCACGAAGGGCAGCAATGTCGTCAGCATCCATTCGCAGAAAAACGTTCGCGTTATTCTAAACGAACCGCGTTCGTATGATGAAGCGCAGGAAATCGCCGATCATTTGCGCTCGCGCCGGTCTGTTGTAGTTAACCTGCAGCGCGTGAGAACGGATCTGGCTGTACGGATAGTCGACTTTTTGAGCGGGACGGTTTATGCTTTAAACGGCAGCATCTCGAAGCTTGGGCCGAATATTTTTCTGTGCACGCCGGATACGGTTGAAATTCAAGGTACGATAACGGATATTCTGGCTGATGAGAACGACTACAAAAAGATGAGGTGA
- a CDS encoding YggS family pyridoxal phosphate-dependent enzyme, which produces MTLSDRIQTVERRLSEACLRSGRRREDIELIAVTKYVGLQQTADVLRHGLVHLGENRWQDAEAKWNAISGSHAEGGDTKAASSEVKWHFIGSLQTNKVKDVIGKFTYIHSLDRSSLAQAIERRAQQLGIVVPCFIQVNVSGEESKHGLAPERLTEFARELADLPHIEPVGLMTMAPLGGEAEQSRPVFRGLRELRDELNAKAVLRQPVNGLSMGMSGDFEVAVEEGATWLRLGTILVGRNEQ; this is translated from the coding sequence ATGACTTTGTCGGACAGGATACAAACGGTGGAACGCCGTCTGAGCGAAGCGTGCCTGCGGAGCGGCAGAAGACGTGAAGATATAGAGCTGATCGCTGTGACCAAATATGTCGGCCTCCAGCAGACGGCAGACGTTCTTCGGCACGGGCTCGTCCATCTCGGCGAGAACCGCTGGCAGGACGCGGAAGCCAAGTGGAACGCAATCAGCGGCAGCCATGCCGAAGGCGGCGATACCAAGGCCGCTTCGAGTGAGGTAAAATGGCATTTCATCGGATCGCTTCAAACGAATAAAGTCAAGGACGTCATCGGAAAGTTTACATACATTCACTCACTGGACAGGTCTTCGCTTGCTCAAGCCATCGAACGGCGGGCCCAGCAGCTTGGCATAGTGGTCCCGTGCTTCATTCAAGTGAACGTCTCCGGCGAAGAGAGCAAGCACGGGCTTGCGCCTGAGCGGTTAACCGAATTCGCAAGGGAACTTGCCGACTTACCGCATATCGAGCCTGTCGGTCTTATGACTATGGCACCGCTGGGTGGGGAAGCGGAGCAGTCGCGGCCGGTTTTCCGCGGGCTGCGCGAGCTCAGGGACGAGCTTAATGCCAAGGCAGTGCTTCGGCAGCCGGTGAACGGGTTATCTATGGGCATGTCGGGCGATTTTGAAGTAGCCGTGGAGGAAGGCGCCACATGGCTGAGATTGGGCACCATACTAGTTGGGAGGAATGAACAATGA
- the pgeF gene encoding peptidoglycan editing factor PgeF, which produces MEPFERMETAKGPSLFLLPRWMEGYGGLSAGFTSRLGGTSAEPWTSLNCGLHVGDDAGNVVANRKLLAEALAWPFDAWTCAEQVHGTRVYRVTAADRGKGRESRESAIAEADALMTNEKDVLLTSFYADCVPLYFFDPVCGVVALAHAGWKGTVMEIARLTAEAMKEQYNCSMRNIRAAIGPSIGLCCYEVDGIVLERARPLQAQLERTLRGDGVPVESVIKPTANGKARINLKELNRQIMIKAGILPINIEMSEWCTGCSTELFFSHRAEGGATGRMVSWIGIGRGGAHA; this is translated from the coding sequence ATGGAACCTTTTGAACGTATGGAGACAGCGAAGGGACCTTCGCTTTTTTTATTGCCCCGGTGGATGGAGGGCTACGGCGGTTTAAGCGCAGGCTTTACAAGCCGGCTGGGCGGGACAAGCGCCGAACCCTGGACCTCGCTTAACTGCGGGCTGCATGTCGGGGACGATGCAGGAAACGTTGTAGCCAACCGCAAGTTGCTGGCTGAAGCTCTGGCTTGGCCCTTCGACGCCTGGACTTGCGCCGAGCAGGTGCATGGCACCCGTGTATACCGTGTAACCGCCGCGGATCGCGGCAAAGGCAGGGAATCCCGTGAATCGGCTATAGCGGAGGCTGATGCACTCATGACGAACGAGAAAGACGTACTGCTCACGTCTTTTTATGCCGACTGCGTTCCGCTGTATTTTTTCGATCCCGTGTGCGGTGTTGTTGCGCTGGCTCATGCCGGATGGAAAGGCACGGTTATGGAGATTGCACGGCTTACGGCCGAGGCCATGAAGGAGCAGTACAATTGCAGCATGAGAAATATAAGGGCGGCAATCGGACCTTCCATCGGCCTCTGCTGCTATGAAGTCGACGGCATTGTGCTGGAACGCGCCCGGCCCCTTCAGGCTCAGCTGGAGCGAACGCTCCGGGGAGACGGCGTACCTGTAGAATCAGTCATTAAACCGACGGCAAACGGCAAAGCGCGGATTAACTTGAAAGAATTGAACCGACAGATTATGATAAAAGCAGGAATTTTGCCGATCAATATCGAAATGTCAGAGTGGTGCACCGGTTGTTCTACGGAACTCTTCTTCTCGCATCGTGCGGAAGGCGGAGCAACCGGCAGAATGGTCAGTTGGATCGGCATAGGAAGAGGTGGAGCGCACGCATGA
- a CDS encoding YlmC/YmxH family sporulation protein has product MKISDFQTKDVINIVDGRKLGQVSDLELDLRQGRIDSIVVPNYTKFFGLFGGGTDVVIPWRNIVKIGTDVVLVRIDDTKLLRNEEEDVQAR; this is encoded by the coding sequence GTGAAAATTTCGGATTTCCAAACGAAGGATGTCATTAATATCGTGGACGGCCGCAAGCTCGGCCAGGTAAGTGATCTCGAGCTTGACTTGCGTCAAGGGCGGATCGACTCGATTGTGGTACCCAACTACACGAAGTTTTTCGGTTTGTTCGGCGGGGGGACGGATGTCGTGATTCCATGGCGCAATATCGTGAAAATCGGAACGGATGTCGTTCTGGTGCGAATCGATGACACAAAGCTGCTCCGCAACGAAGAGGAAGACGTGCAGGCGCGGTAA
- the sigG gene encoding RNA polymerase sporulation sigma factor SigG, whose translation MTRNKVEICGVDTAKLPVLTNVEMRELFTALQTQNEWSAREKLVNGNLRLVLSVIQRFNNRGEFVDDLFQVGCIGLMKAIDNFDLSQNVKFSTYAVPMIIGEIRRYLRDNNPIRVSRSLRDIAYKALQVRDSLTNQNSREPTIFEISEALNVPREDVVFALDAIQDPVSLFEPIYHDGGDPIYVMDQISDDKNKDVSWIEEIALREAMHKLNDREKMILSMRFFEGKTQMEVADEIGISQAQVSRLEKSAIQQMQKHVKT comes from the coding sequence TTGACCCGAAACAAAGTCGAGATTTGTGGAGTGGATACCGCGAAACTGCCTGTTCTGACCAATGTCGAGATGCGCGAGCTCTTCACGGCATTACAAACGCAGAATGAATGGTCAGCAAGAGAGAAATTGGTCAATGGCAACCTGAGGCTGGTGCTCAGTGTCATTCAGCGGTTTAACAACCGCGGGGAGTTCGTCGACGATCTGTTCCAGGTCGGCTGTATCGGCCTTATGAAGGCAATCGACAATTTCGACCTCAGTCAAAACGTGAAGTTTTCCACGTATGCCGTACCGATGATTATCGGTGAGATCCGCCGCTATCTGCGGGACAATAATCCGATTCGCGTTTCGCGCAGCTTGCGCGATATCGCCTATAAGGCGCTCCAGGTACGCGACAGCTTGACCAATCAAAATTCGAGGGAGCCGACTATTTTTGAAATTTCCGAGGCGTTAAACGTACCGAGAGAGGACGTCGTGTTTGCGCTCGATGCCATTCAGGACCCGGTATCATTGTTCGAACCGATTTATCACGACGGGGGAGACCCCATCTATGTGATGGACCAGATTAGCGACGACAAAAACAAAGATGTATCGTGGATCGAAGAGATTGCGCTGCGAGAAGCGATGCATAAATTAAACGACCGGGAAAAGATGATCCTCTCGATGCGTTTTTTTGAAGGAAAAACACAGATGGAGGTCGCCGATGAAATCGGCATCTCGCAAGCACAGGTTTCAAGGCTGGAGAAATCGGCCATCCAACAAATGCAAAAGCATGTGAAAACGTGA
- the sigE gene encoding RNA polymerase sporulation sigma factor SigE, with translation MLVKWKLTLQLYYYRLLFLFGLKSEEIYYIGGSEALPPPLTREEEEYLLEKLPSGDSAIRAMLIERNLRLVVYIARKFENTGIHIEDLVSIGAIGLIKAVNTFDPEKKIKLATYASRCIENEILMYLRRNSKTRTEVSFDEPLNIDWDGNELLLSDVLGTENDTIYRNIEEQVDRKLLHKALDKLTERERIIMELRFGLADGEEKTQKDVADLLGISQSYISRLEKRIIKRLRKEFNKMV, from the coding sequence ATGCTCGTCAAATGGAAACTGACCCTGCAGTTATATTATTATCGTCTTTTGTTTTTATTCGGATTAAAAAGCGAGGAAATTTATTATATCGGCGGAAGTGAGGCGCTGCCCCCTCCACTCACGCGTGAAGAAGAGGAATATTTGCTCGAGAAGCTGCCTTCGGGCGACTCCGCAATACGCGCCATGCTAATCGAGCGCAATCTGAGGCTTGTCGTTTATATTGCAAGGAAGTTTGAGAATACGGGTATCCATATCGAGGATTTAGTTTCAATCGGAGCCATTGGACTCATTAAAGCGGTAAATACATTCGATCCGGAGAAGAAAATAAAGCTTGCAACCTATGCATCCCGCTGTATCGAGAATGAAATACTGATGTATTTGCGGCGCAACAGTAAGACAAGGACCGAGGTGTCGTTCGATGAGCCGCTTAACATCGACTGGGACGGCAATGAGCTGCTGCTCTCGGATGTGCTCGGTACCGAGAATGACACGATTTACCGGAATATCGAGGAACAGGTCGACCGTAAACTGCTGCACAAAGCGCTCGATAAGCTGACGGAACGGGAGCGAATCATCATGGAGCTGAGGTTCGGTCTGGCCGACGGCGAGGAGAAGACGCAGAAGGATGTGGCCGATTTGCTCGGCATCTCGCAATCATACATCTCCAGGCTGGAGAAGCGCATTATAAAACGCCTCCGCAAGGAGTTTAATAAAATGGTATAG
- the spoIIGA gene encoding sigma-E processing peptidase SpoIIGA, with amino-acid sequence MNALDVVYIDVYFMINLLIDGSTLLMTAWVRGFRAKWWRVLLAALIGSLYAVMILFPPLSFMFTIIIKFALSIVMLLMAFGFGSVQHFLRHIGAFYGVNFAAAGAVFGLHYLLMSGSAPVWNSFVNGHFQLKLGIVFVFSVVCVGFYIFRSIVTQRKEGDLVRSHLAEVRVTIGDSQRSCIGLIDTGNQLYEPLTRTPVMVMEASIWEDVLPPSWINRIRDAEVDKLLLNMNDEEFVWQDRLRLVPYRGINRGAQFMLAMKPDVVYVKREGETFETRKVLIGLDAGKLVADGAYQAIIHPSLLQNRSDTIDPIQSSSRKDGTACSSNGN; translated from the coding sequence GTGAACGCGCTGGATGTTGTCTATATCGATGTCTATTTCATGATTAACCTGCTAATTGACGGTTCAACATTGCTCATGACAGCCTGGGTGCGGGGCTTTCGCGCAAAATGGTGGCGGGTGCTGCTGGCGGCGTTAATTGGTTCACTATACGCCGTTATGATCCTTTTCCCCCCATTATCGTTTATGTTTACAATCATTATTAAATTCGCTTTATCGATCGTGATGCTGCTTATGGCATTCGGATTTGGAAGCGTGCAGCATTTTCTGCGGCATATCGGGGCTTTCTATGGAGTGAACTTTGCTGCAGCGGGCGCTGTGTTCGGGCTTCACTATTTATTGATGAGCGGCTCGGCACCGGTTTGGAACTCATTTGTAAACGGCCATTTTCAGCTCAAATTGGGGATTGTGTTTGTATTTAGCGTCGTATGCGTCGGTTTTTATATTTTCCGCTCAATCGTGACTCAGCGTAAGGAAGGAGATCTTGTTCGCAGTCATCTTGCGGAGGTTAGAGTCACAATAGGAGACAGCCAGAGATCGTGTATTGGACTTATCGACACCGGCAACCAACTGTATGAACCGCTGACCCGTACACCGGTGATGGTAATGGAGGCTTCCATTTGGGAGGATGTGCTGCCGCCTTCATGGATCAACCGGATCAGGGATGCGGAGGTCGACAAACTGCTGCTTAATATGAACGATGAAGAGTTTGTGTGGCAGGACCGGCTGCGGCTTGTGCCCTATCGCGGGATTAACCGCGGGGCTCAGTTTATGCTTGCTATGAAGCCGGATGTCGTCTATGTGAAGAGGGAAGGCGAAACATTCGAAACACGAAAAGTGCTGATCGGCTTGGATGCCGGCAAATTAGTCGCAGATGGGGCCTATCAGGCAATTATCCATCCGTCGTTGCTGCAAAATAGAAGCGATACGATCGATCCAATTCAAAGTTCTTCGAGGAAGGATGGAACAGCATGCTCGTCAAATGGAAACTGA
- the ftsZ gene encoding cell division protein FtsZ: MLEFDFEMEQLAQIKVIGVGGGGSNAVNRMIENGVRGVEFITVNTDAQALHMARSEQKLQIGDKLTRGLGAGANPEVGKKAAEESRESVMNTLKGADMVFVTAGMGGGTGTGAAPVIAEIARECGALTVGVVTRPFTFEGRKRSGQAELGIEALKEKVDTLIVIPNDRLLEIVDKKTPMLEAFREADNVLKQAVQGISDLIAVPGLINLDFADVKTIMTERGSALMGIGAATGENRAAEAARKAIQSPLLETSIDGARGIIMNITGGSNLSLYEVNEAAEIVISASDPEVNMIFGASIDENLKEEIKVTVIATGFEHRSSQAVRRTPAGQPAEAAGEARQAAAPGPKPFGNTVSSDQLDIPAFLRNRRNNDR; the protein is encoded by the coding sequence ATGTTGGAATTCGATTTTGAAATGGAGCAGCTGGCCCAAATAAAGGTCATCGGCGTTGGCGGGGGCGGCAGTAATGCCGTTAACCGGATGATCGAAAATGGTGTCAGAGGCGTGGAATTTATTACGGTGAATACGGACGCTCAAGCGCTTCACATGGCGAGATCCGAGCAAAAGCTGCAAATTGGCGACAAGCTCACCCGCGGCCTTGGAGCCGGGGCGAACCCCGAGGTTGGGAAGAAAGCCGCTGAAGAGTCCCGCGAATCGGTCATGAACACGCTCAAAGGAGCAGACATGGTTTTCGTTACTGCCGGTATGGGAGGCGGTACGGGCACGGGCGCGGCTCCGGTTATAGCCGAGATCGCCCGCGAGTGCGGAGCCTTGACTGTGGGCGTCGTTACCCGCCCGTTCACCTTCGAAGGACGCAAACGGTCAGGACAAGCCGAGCTTGGCATTGAAGCGCTCAAAGAAAAAGTCGATACATTAATCGTCATCCCGAATGACCGGCTGCTTGAGATCGTCGACAAAAAAACGCCGATGCTCGAAGCCTTCCGCGAAGCGGATAACGTATTGAAGCAGGCTGTTCAGGGCATTTCGGATCTTATCGCGGTCCCTGGGCTTATCAACCTCGACTTCGCCGACGTTAAGACCATTATGACCGAGCGCGGTTCGGCGCTTATGGGAATCGGCGCGGCAACCGGGGAGAATCGTGCGGCAGAAGCTGCCCGCAAAGCAATCCAAAGTCCTCTTCTGGAGACTTCGATCGACGGTGCGCGCGGAATCATTATGAACATAACCGGTGGGTCCAACCTGTCGCTGTATGAAGTGAATGAAGCGGCGGAAATCGTTATTTCCGCCTCCGATCCGGAAGTGAATATGATCTTCGGAGCCAGCATCGACGAGAACCTTAAGGAAGAAATCAAAGTAACGGTTATTGCGACCGGTTTTGAGCACCGCAGCAGCCAGGCGGTACGCCGTACGCCGGCCGGCCAGCCTGCCGAAGCGGCGGGAGAGGCACGTCAGGCAGCTGCGCCTGGTCCGAAGCCATTTGGCAATACGGTATCGAGCGATCAGCTTGATATTCCGGCATTCCTTCGTAACCGACGTAATAACGACCGTTAA
- the ftsA gene encoding cell division protein FtsA, which translates to MSSNDIIVSLDIGTSKVRAIIGEVNNGAINIIGVGSADSEGIRKGAIVDIDQTVQSIRNAVDHAERMVGIQISDVYVGIQGNHIGLQTNHGVVAVSNEDREIGEEDIERVLQAAKVVALPPEREIINLVSKQYLVDGLEGISDPRGMIGVRLEVEATVVTGAKTAIHNLVRCVEKANLRIAGVILMSLASGQMALTKDEKMMGTVLADIGAGSCTIAVFEQGSISATSTLPIGGEYVTSDISYGLRTQTEQAEKIKQKFGCALIGDAAEDQKFKVMRMGSNVEKEFSQVDLANIIEPRMQEIFHLIRQEVRRLGYSDKINGYVLTGGAAMLPGTLSLAQSELESSVRIAVPDYIGVKDPSFTSGVGMIQYVSKHMRNRLIPAPKKSASRKAGAPSSDKPGLFERLKNMFSEFI; encoded by the coding sequence TTGAGCAGCAACGACATCATCGTCAGTTTGGACATCGGTACATCCAAGGTTCGTGCTATTATTGGCGAAGTAAATAACGGAGCCATTAATATTATTGGAGTTGGATCTGCCGACTCGGAAGGAATTCGTAAAGGGGCCATCGTTGATATCGACCAGACGGTCCAATCCATCCGCAATGCGGTGGATCATGCCGAACGGATGGTCGGAATTCAAATAAGTGACGTATACGTCGGTATTCAGGGAAACCATATCGGACTTCAAACGAATCATGGCGTTGTGGCCGTATCCAATGAAGACAGGGAAATCGGCGAGGAAGATATCGAGCGGGTACTGCAGGCTGCTAAAGTTGTCGCGCTTCCGCCGGAGAGGGAAATCATTAATCTGGTTTCGAAACAGTATCTGGTAGACGGGCTTGAAGGTATCTCGGACCCGCGCGGCATGATAGGCGTCCGGCTTGAAGTGGAAGCAACGGTCGTCACCGGAGCGAAAACGGCGATACATAATCTGGTCCGGTGCGTCGAGAAAGCCAATCTGCGGATCGCAGGCGTTATTTTAATGTCTCTGGCGTCAGGTCAAATGGCGCTGACCAAGGATGAGAAAATGATGGGGACCGTACTGGCCGATATCGGTGCTGGGTCCTGCACGATAGCGGTCTTCGAACAAGGCAGCATTTCCGCGACTTCAACGCTTCCCATTGGCGGGGAGTATGTAACGAGCGATATATCATACGGGTTGCGGACCCAAACCGAACAAGCCGAGAAGATCAAGCAGAAGTTCGGCTGCGCACTTATCGGCGATGCAGCCGAGGATCAGAAATTCAAAGTGATGCGCATGGGCAGCAACGTTGAGAAGGAATTTTCACAAGTCGATCTAGCCAACATCATCGAACCCCGGATGCAGGAAATTTTCCACCTTATTCGCCAAGAAGTACGTCGACTTGGATATAGCGACAAAATTAACGGCTATGTGCTGACAGGCGGCGCTGCAATGCTGCCGGGAACGCTCTCGCTGGCGCAAAGCGAGCTGGAATCGTCTGTACGCATTGCAGTGCCTGATTATATCGGCGTTAAAGACCCGTCTTTCACAAGCGGCGTTGGAATGATACAATACGTTTCCAAGCACATGAGGAATCGGTTAATTCCTGCTCCCAAGAAGAGCGCAAGCCGCAAAGCCGGAGCGCCTTCATCCGATAAACCAGGACTGTTCGAAAGATTGAAAAACATGTTTAGCGAATTCATTTGA
- a CDS encoding cell division protein FtsQ/DivIB: MQEKIPVLREPVRKRRGGKKLLAVLLLLFIVILCVLFFNSSISKISSVSVEGQKYTLATDIRKAAGIAVGDAFFGTTASTIQARVKTLKPIEKVDVIKSFPGKVRIVVEEYQTVAFELSDQGALTAILSNGSSVPTGADTIVDKPILSGWKADDPVKAQLCKELASIPPQSLSDFSEIIPAPSMAYPDRIKIYTRTRFEVITAASLLPQKISALNAVIETQEPGLITMLLADTYVPFAPDAGENKDNGKKETTQ, from the coding sequence ATGCAAGAGAAGATACCCGTGCTGCGGGAACCTGTCCGCAAACGCCGAGGCGGCAAAAAACTGCTGGCTGTTCTGTTATTGCTATTTATCGTTATTTTATGTGTTCTCTTTTTTAATTCTTCCATCAGCAAAATTTCTTCAGTGTCGGTAGAAGGACAGAAATATACACTAGCGACGGACATACGGAAGGCGGCTGGAATAGCAGTCGGAGACGCCTTCTTCGGGACGACGGCAAGCACGATCCAGGCGAGGGTCAAAACGCTTAAGCCGATCGAGAAGGTTGATGTTATTAAATCGTTCCCGGGGAAGGTGCGAATCGTCGTTGAGGAATATCAAACGGTCGCCTTTGAATTGTCGGATCAAGGCGCCTTAACCGCGATTTTGTCGAATGGATCGAGCGTCCCGACCGGAGCCGATACGATAGTGGACAAGCCGATACTGTCCGGCTGGAAAGCGGACGATCCGGTCAAAGCGCAGCTTTGCAAAGAACTTGCAAGTATCCCCCCACAGTCGCTATCCGATTTCTCCGAGATTATTCCTGCGCCGTCGATGGCATACCCGGACCGCATAAAAATTTATACCCGGACCAGGTTTGAAGTAATTACGGCCGCTTCACTGCTTCCGCAGAAGATTTCCGCATTAAACGCGGTGATCGAAACACAGGAGCCGGGGCTCATAACGATGCTTCTTGCCGATACCTATGTTCCGTTCGCTCCGGATGCGGGGGAAAATAAAGATAACGGCAAAAAAGAGACTACTCAATAG